The following are encoded in a window of Halorarum salinum genomic DNA:
- a CDS encoding SHOCT domain-containing protein: MARDTSGTSLVTIVLLILAVFVVLPFFFMGFGMMGFGPMMGGMWGGGMWGGGTATGTMLLLGVVMPLLFLAVLVFVGYLVYRAVSGSDGPADRAQEELRLAYARGELTDEEYEHRREALERET, from the coding sequence ATGGCACGAGACACGAGCGGCACGAGCCTCGTAACGATCGTCCTCCTCATACTCGCGGTGTTCGTCGTCCTCCCGTTCTTCTTCATGGGGTTCGGCATGATGGGATTCGGCCCGATGATGGGCGGGATGTGGGGCGGCGGAATGTGGGGGGGCGGGACGGCCACCGGCACGATGCTGCTTCTCGGCGTCGTGATGCCGCTCCTGTTCCTCGCCGTGCTCGTCTTCGTCGGGTACCTCGTCTACCGGGCGGTCTCCGGGTCGGACGGCCCCGCCGACCGGGCGCAGGAGGAACTCCGCCTCGCGTACGCCCGCGGCGAGTTGACCGACGAGGAGTACGAACACCGGCGGGAGGCCCTCGAACGGGAAACCTAG
- a CDS encoding enoyl-CoA hydratase/isomerase family protein encodes MSGSPVDLDVSDGVATVTLDRPETRNAMSPAVADGLRERMDAVSGREDVRCVVVTGAGGAFCAGGDVERMRERVDSDVPVGEHVEELRSSIGAGVASVATCELPTVAAIDGPAAGAGATLAIACDLQVATESSVVGFTFRQVGLTVDSGASHLLPRLVGTNTAKRLVLSGELIGAEEAADLGLFTHVVDDDRFEAELESVVRPLAEGPTVALRHAKRLVEEGASTSYERALTNEAVAQGVVYDTRDHAEGVEAFLDGRDPDFEGR; translated from the coding sequence ATGTCAGGCTCGCCCGTCGACCTGGACGTCTCCGACGGCGTCGCCACCGTCACGCTGGACCGCCCCGAGACGCGCAACGCCATGTCGCCCGCCGTGGCCGACGGCCTCCGGGAGCGGATGGACGCCGTCTCGGGGCGGGAGGACGTCCGCTGCGTGGTGGTGACCGGCGCCGGCGGCGCATTCTGTGCCGGCGGCGACGTCGAGCGGATGCGGGAGCGGGTCGACTCCGACGTGCCCGTCGGCGAGCACGTCGAGGAACTCCGCTCGTCCATCGGGGCGGGCGTGGCGAGCGTCGCGACCTGCGAACTCCCGACCGTCGCCGCGATCGACGGGCCGGCGGCGGGCGCCGGGGCGACGCTGGCGATCGCCTGCGACCTGCAGGTGGCTACCGAGTCGTCGGTCGTCGGGTTCACGTTCCGGCAGGTGGGGCTGACCGTCGACTCCGGCGCCTCGCACCTCCTGCCCCGACTGGTCGGCACCAACACCGCGAAGCGGCTCGTCCTCTCCGGGGAACTGATCGGCGCCGAGGAGGCGGCCGACCTCGGGCTGTTCACGCACGTCGTCGACGACGACCGGTTCGAGGCGGAGCTCGAGTCGGTCGTCCGGCCGCTCGCCGAGGGGCCCACGGTCGCGCTCCGCCACGCGAAGCGGCTCGTCGAGGAGGGCGCGAGCACGTCCTACGAGCGCGCGCTGACGAACGAGGCGGTCGCGCAGGGCGTCGTCTACGACACGCGCGACCACGCCGAGGGCGTCGAGGCGTTCCTCGACGGGCGCGACCCCGATTTCGAGGGGCGGTAG
- a CDS encoding CaiB/BaiF CoA transferase family protein, with protein MDPESKPLEGLRVIDFSGMISGGFATMQLADFGADVVSVEHPRKPDPLREWPPFDEGTSLWYKSIGRNKRCVTLDLSSEEGQALAFELIEDADLAFENFRPGTMERWGLGPERLHEHNPSLILVRLSGYGQTGPRADKPGFGTIAEGISGWAQVNGFPDREPLLPPISLADLTAAQFAVHGAMFALFERDVGAGTGEGQVVDVSLYEPLFRLFVSDVEAFDRLGRVPDRTGNRHENASPRGVYETEDGHLTLSASSQSVFENVARAIDRPDLIEDERFETNERRVEHADEIDAIIEAWTSERSTDEAIATMEANDAIVGPVYDVADVHEDDQYRAREDVVEADDETFGTLRTPAAVPKFSRTPGSVEHMGVPPGHHNEDVYLDELGLDEDVYARLGEEGVI; from the coding sequence ATGGATCCGGAGAGCAAGCCGCTGGAGGGACTCCGCGTCATCGACTTCTCGGGCATGATCAGCGGGGGCTTCGCCACGATGCAGCTGGCCGACTTCGGCGCCGACGTCGTCAGCGTCGAGCACCCCCGCAAGCCCGACCCGCTCCGCGAGTGGCCCCCGTTCGACGAGGGGACGTCGCTGTGGTACAAGTCGATCGGCAGGAACAAGCGCTGCGTCACGCTCGATCTGAGCTCCGAGGAGGGTCAGGCGCTCGCGTTCGAACTGATCGAGGACGCCGACCTCGCGTTCGAGAACTTCCGCCCGGGGACGATGGAGCGGTGGGGGCTCGGTCCGGAGCGGCTCCACGAGCACAACCCGTCGCTGATCCTCGTGCGCCTGTCGGGGTACGGCCAGACCGGTCCACGCGCGGACAAACCCGGCTTCGGAACGATCGCGGAGGGGATCTCCGGGTGGGCGCAGGTGAACGGCTTCCCCGACCGGGAGCCGCTGCTTCCGCCGATCAGCCTCGCCGACCTCACCGCCGCGCAGTTCGCCGTCCACGGCGCCATGTTCGCGCTCTTCGAGCGGGACGTCGGGGCCGGAACCGGGGAGGGACAGGTCGTCGACGTGAGCCTGTACGAGCCGCTGTTCCGCCTGTTCGTGAGCGACGTCGAGGCGTTCGACAGGCTCGGCCGCGTCCCCGATCGGACCGGGAACCGCCACGAGAACGCCTCGCCCCGCGGCGTGTACGAGACGGAGGACGGCCACCTGACGCTCTCGGCGTCCTCCCAGTCCGTCTTCGAGAACGTCGCCCGCGCCATCGACCGGCCGGACCTGATCGAGGACGAGCGGTTCGAGACCAACGAGAGACGGGTCGAACACGCCGACGAGATCGACGCGATCATCGAGGCGTGGACCTCGGAGCGGTCGACCGACGAGGCGATCGCGACGATGGAGGCCAACGACGCCATCGTCGGACCGGTGTACGACGTCGCGGACGTCCACGAGGACGACCAGTACCGGGCGCGCGAGGACGTCGTCGAGGCCGACGACGAGACGTTCGGGACGCTCCGGACCCCGGCCGCGGTCCCGAAGTTCTCCCGGACCCCGGGGTCCGTCGAGCACATGGGCGTCCCGCCCGGCCACCACAACGAGGACGTCTACCTCGACGAACTCGGCCTCGACGAGGACGTCTACGCCCGGCTCGGGGAGGAGGGGGTGATCTAG
- a CDS encoding 3-hydroxyacyl-CoA dehydrogenase family protein, translating to MEVCVLGAGTMGRGIAHAAAVAGHAVRLRDVEREYVEDGLDGIRSTLDGGVERGKLTRSEADAALDRIEGYTELEPAVAGADLVVEAVPEDLDLKRGTFADVEAHVDDDAVIATNTSSLSVTEVASALERPGRAVGLHFFNPVHAMELVEVVVAERTTGGTAAFAREFVDDLGKTVVEVGDAPGFASSRLGVALGCEAMRMVEAGVADAADIDAAMELGYRHPMGPLELTDVVGLDVRLDVLEYLREELGERFRPPQVLKRKVRAGKLGRKTGEGFYVWEDGEAVAPADGA from the coding sequence ATGGAAGTCTGCGTACTCGGTGCCGGAACGATGGGTCGGGGCATCGCTCACGCCGCCGCGGTGGCCGGCCACGCCGTCCGCCTCCGGGACGTCGAGCGGGAGTACGTCGAGGACGGCCTCGACGGAATCCGGTCGACCCTGGACGGCGGGGTGGAGCGGGGGAAGCTCACCCGGTCGGAGGCGGACGCGGCGCTCGACCGGATCGAGGGGTACACCGAACTGGAACCCGCGGTCGCGGGGGCCGACCTCGTCGTCGAGGCGGTTCCGGAGGACCTCGACCTGAAGAGGGGGACGTTCGCGGACGTCGAGGCGCACGTCGACGACGACGCGGTGATCGCGACGAACACCTCCTCGCTGTCGGTCACCGAGGTCGCGAGCGCGCTCGAGCGACCCGGGCGGGCGGTCGGCCTGCACTTCTTCAACCCGGTTCACGCCATGGAGCTCGTCGAGGTCGTCGTCGCCGAGCGGACGACCGGGGGGACGGCGGCGTTCGCCCGGGAGTTCGTCGACGACCTCGGCAAGACCGTCGTCGAGGTCGGGGACGCGCCCGGCTTCGCCTCCTCGCGGCTGGGCGTCGCGCTCGGCTGCGAGGCGATGCGGATGGTCGAGGCCGGCGTCGCGGACGCCGCCGATATCGACGCCGCGATGGAGCTCGGCTACCGCCACCCGATGGGACCGCTGGAACTGACCGACGTCGTCGGGCTCGACGTCCGCCTCGACGTCCTCGAGTACCTGCGCGAGGAACTGGGCGAACGGTTCCGACCGCCGCAGGTGCTGAAGCGGAAGGTCCGCGCGGGCAAGCTCGGGAGGAAGACCGGCGAGGGGTTCTACGTCTGGGAGGACGGCGAGGCCGTGGCGCCCGCCGACGGGGCGTGA
- a CDS encoding heavy-metal-associated domain-containing protein — MSETITVEGMSCAGCEGTVEDALAEVPGVESASADRTTDSASVEGEADTEALVRAVADAGYDAQA; from the coding sequence ATGAGCGAAACCATCACCGTCGAAGGGATGAGCTGTGCCGGTTGCGAGGGGACCGTCGAGGACGCGCTCGCCGAGGTCCCGGGCGTGGAATCGGCGTCGGCCGATCGAACTACGGACAGCGCGTCCGTCGAGGGCGAGGCCGACACGGAGGCACTCGTCCGGGCCGTCGCGGACGCCGGGTATGACGCGCAGGCCTGA
- a CDS encoding LeuA family protein: MLLSDVTLREGDQRPGTSYTATQKIEAGRRLDDLGLAFVQPGFPATGEKDRRVIGTLAGECSADVVGLSRAKPSDVEATAAADADVVDVIVPASDAHREHMIGKPREDVHGMVEEAIDLARDHGLAVHLTLTDAFRADAGTLIDAYERYPDVPRVTLADTVGAKTPPSVTRTLEAVTDAVDPSRVGVHFHDDLGVATANTLAAVAVGVGKVDASVASIGERAGNAALEEVVVADATDQGIGFDVDLRELVPACRAVLDVLDETVPEDKPVLGSGVFEHESGLHTAAMLSDPAAFEPFDPARFGGERRLLFGEQTGVGAAGVLLDRAGVTPSEDRCRRLLDVLAEHGPVDADGATDLIDDHVRGE; the protein is encoded by the coding sequence GTGTTGCTCAGCGACGTCACGCTCAGGGAGGGCGACCAGCGACCCGGCACGTCGTACACGGCGACACAGAAGATCGAGGCGGGGAGACGCCTCGACGACCTCGGCCTCGCGTTCGTCCAGCCGGGGTTCCCGGCGACCGGCGAGAAGGACCGGCGGGTGATCGGGACGCTCGCCGGCGAGTGCTCGGCGGACGTCGTCGGACTGTCCCGGGCGAAACCCTCCGACGTCGAGGCGACCGCCGCCGCGGACGCGGACGTCGTCGACGTCATCGTCCCGGCGTCCGACGCCCACCGCGAGCACATGATCGGCAAACCGCGAGAGGACGTCCACGGGATGGTCGAGGAAGCGATCGACCTCGCCCGCGACCACGGGCTGGCGGTCCATCTCACGCTCACGGACGCGTTCCGCGCGGACGCCGGCACGCTGATCGACGCCTACGAACGGTATCCGGACGTCCCCCGTGTCACACTCGCGGACACCGTCGGCGCGAAAACGCCGCCGTCCGTGACGCGGACGCTCGAGGCGGTCACCGACGCCGTCGACCCGTCCCGCGTGGGCGTCCACTTCCACGACGACCTCGGGGTCGCGACGGCGAACACGCTGGCGGCCGTCGCCGTCGGCGTGGGGAAGGTCGACGCGAGCGTCGCGTCGATCGGCGAGCGCGCCGGGAACGCGGCGCTCGAGGAGGTCGTCGTCGCCGACGCCACGGACCAGGGGATCGGCTTCGACGTCGACCTGCGGGAACTCGTTCCGGCGTGTCGGGCCGTGCTGGACGTGCTGGACGAGACCGTCCCGGAGGACAAGCCCGTGCTCGGGTCGGGCGTGTTCGAACACGAGTCCGGACTCCACACGGCGGCGATGCTCTCGGACCCGGCCGCGTTCGAGCCGTTCGACCCCGCACGCTTCGGCGGCGAGCGACGCCTCCTGTTCGGGGAACAGACGGGCGTGGGGGCCGCGGGGGTGCTCCTCGACCGGGCGGGCGTCACGCCGTCCGAGGATCGCTGTCGCCGGCTTCTGGACGTGCTGGCCGAACACGGCCCCGTGGACGCGGACGGGGCGACCGACCTGATCGACGACCACGTCCGCGGCGAGTAA
- a CDS encoding thiolase C-terminal domain-containing protein — protein sequence MADAYLVGAGQSPFGSFPDGTYRSLFETAYDRTLESVDGDLDPDRIEEAFLGTLGVGGRQIGLSAPAATEHVGLHGIPTTRIENACASGGYALRSAVATVRAGMADLVLAGGYEVMTDTSADRTKWWLGVSGETEWERLSGTTFAGVYAQMASAHMDEYGTTAEDLSRVAVKNHANGARNPDAHLGFECSLEEAMDAPAVADPLNLYHCCPTTDGASAVLVASEAVANELSDDPVRVAGIGAASGRVGLFQRPEPTSIPASRTAAERAYGDAGIDRPTADLDFAEVHDCFAVAELLAYEDLGFCEPGEAGRLLREGRTDPDGDLPVNTSGGLKSKGHPIGATGTGQVVEAFKQLRGEASVQVDNPVRGLAHNVGGSGGGVTVHVFERAAEVDA from the coding sequence ATGGCCGACGCGTATCTCGTGGGCGCCGGGCAGTCACCGTTCGGGTCGTTCCCGGACGGGACGTACCGCTCGCTGTTCGAAACGGCGTACGATCGAACCCTCGAGAGCGTCGACGGGGACCTCGACCCGGACCGCATCGAGGAGGCCTTCCTCGGAACGCTGGGGGTCGGGGGCCGACAGATCGGGCTGAGTGCGCCCGCGGCGACCGAACACGTCGGGCTCCACGGCATCCCGACGACTCGGATCGAGAACGCCTGCGCCTCGGGCGGCTACGCGCTCCGGAGCGCCGTCGCGACGGTCCGGGCGGGGATGGCCGACCTCGTGCTCGCGGGTGGCTACGAGGTGATGACCGACACGAGCGCCGACCGGACGAAGTGGTGGCTCGGCGTCTCCGGCGAGACCGAGTGGGAGCGGCTCTCCGGCACGACGTTCGCCGGCGTCTACGCCCAGATGGCGAGTGCGCACATGGACGAGTACGGAACCACGGCCGAGGACCTCTCCCGCGTGGCCGTGAAGAACCACGCCAACGGGGCGAGGAACCCGGACGCCCACCTCGGCTTCGAGTGCTCGCTGGAGGAGGCGATGGACGCCCCGGCCGTCGCCGACCCGCTGAACCTGTACCACTGCTGTCCGACGACCGACGGGGCGAGCGCCGTCCTCGTCGCGAGCGAGGCGGTCGCCAACGAACTGAGCGACGACCCCGTCCGCGTCGCGGGCATCGGCGCGGCGAGCGGGCGGGTCGGCCTGTTCCAGCGGCCCGAGCCGACCTCGATCCCCGCGAGCCGAACGGCGGCGGAGCGGGCATACGGGGACGCGGGGATCGACCGACCGACCGCCGACCTCGACTTCGCGGAGGTCCACGACTGCTTCGCCGTCGCGGAGCTGCTCGCCTACGAGGACCTCGGGTTCTGCGAACCGGGCGAGGCCGGTCGACTCCTCCGCGAGGGCAGAACCGACCCCGACGGCGACCTCCCGGTGAACACCTCCGGCGGCCTGAAGTCGAAGGGCCACCCCATCGGCGCGACCGGAACGGGACAGGTCGTCGAGGCGTTCAAACAGCTCAGGGGGGAGGCGTCCGTGCAGGTCGACAACCCGGTCCGCGGACTGGCACACAACGTCGGCGGCTCCGGCGGCGGCGTCACCGTCCACGTGTTCGAGCGGGCCGCGGAGGTGGACGCGTGA
- a CDS encoding amphi-Trp domain-containing protein: MTDDASGGEEPIEPSEDALPPEKLNYPEFVFEEGDVDPDGGFDLSQGMSREELVAWLRDLADGLESHDVAVESPDGHVTFGVGAGDVRMTFDPDEDHRGTLSVGFDLKAKAMFVADDPTERKVGARGGVGFIPLSMLTDDRDPASYRCYSWIDDPTDP; encoded by the coding sequence ATGACTGACGACGCGAGCGGGGGCGAGGAACCCATCGAGCCGTCGGAGGACGCGCTCCCGCCGGAGAAGCTCAACTATCCCGAGTTCGTCTTCGAGGAGGGAGACGTCGACCCTGACGGCGGGTTCGACCTCTCACAGGGGATGAGCAGGGAGGAACTGGTGGCCTGGTTACGTGACCTGGCCGACGGCCTCGAGAGCCACGACGTCGCCGTCGAGTCGCCGGACGGCCACGTGACGTTCGGTGTCGGCGCCGGTGACGTCCGGATGACCTTCGATCCCGACGAGGACCACAGGGGAACGCTGTCGGTGGGCTTCGACCTGAAGGCGAAAGCGATGTTCGTCGCGGACGACCCGACCGAGCGGAAGGTCGGTGCCCGGGGCGGCGTCGGCTTCATCCCGCTCTCGATGCTCACCGACGACAGGGACCCAGCGTCCTATCGGTGCTACAGCTGGATCGACGACCCGACTGATCCCTGA
- a CDS encoding ABC transporter ATP-binding protein — MTRPIVEVDRVEKRFPLKDSLIARLLGNEEYVRAVDGVSLSIDPGETLALVGESGSGKSTLANLVTGLHAPTSGTIRFDGEEVGVATRRDPEVLADIGMVFQNPKGSLDPRIDVENVIAEPLKARGWSRSEWKPKVEDLVDRVNLSPSYLARHPHELSGGEAQRVAIARAIALDPRVIVLDEPVSALDVSVQAKILNLLMELQADLDLTYLFIAHDLNVVEHIADRVAVMYLGNLMELAPTEALFAGSTHPYTETLLSAIPSVDPTREKDRVVLGDDVPSPVDPPSGCVFHTRCPLADERCVGEVPDPVTVGEATSWCHYARSFADDQTRLVEAASDD, encoded by the coding sequence GTGACCCGGCCCATCGTCGAGGTCGACCGCGTCGAGAAACGCTTCCCGTTGAAGGACTCGCTGATCGCCAGGCTACTCGGCAACGAGGAGTACGTCAGGGCGGTCGACGGCGTCTCGCTGTCGATCGACCCCGGCGAGACGCTCGCGCTGGTCGGGGAGAGCGGGTCGGGCAAGTCCACGCTCGCCAACCTGGTGACGGGGCTCCACGCGCCGACCAGCGGAACGATTCGATTCGACGGCGAGGAGGTCGGCGTCGCGACCCGTCGCGATCCCGAGGTGCTCGCCGACATCGGGATGGTGTTCCAGAACCCGAAGGGGAGCCTCGATCCCCGGATCGACGTCGAGAACGTCATCGCCGAGCCGCTGAAGGCGCGCGGGTGGTCACGTTCCGAGTGGAAACCGAAGGTCGAGGACCTCGTCGACAGGGTCAACCTCTCGCCGTCGTACCTCGCCAGACACCCGCACGAACTCTCGGGCGGGGAGGCACAGCGCGTCGCCATCGCCCGCGCTATCGCCCTCGATCCGCGCGTGATCGTGCTCGACGAACCGGTGAGCGCGCTCGACGTGAGCGTCCAGGCGAAGATACTCAACCTGCTGATGGAACTACAGGCGGATCTCGACTTGACGTACCTCTTCATCGCACACGACCTCAACGTGGTCGAACACATCGCCGACCGCGTCGCCGTGATGTACCTCGGGAACCTGATGGAACTCGCGCCGACCGAGGCGCTGTTCGCGGGATCGACCCACCCCTACACGGAGACGCTGCTCTCGGCGATCCCGAGCGTCGACCCGACCAGGGAGAAGGACCGGGTCGTCCTCGGCGACGACGTTCCCAGCCCCGTCGATCCGCCAAGCGGGTGCGTCTTTCACACCCGCTGTCCGCTCGCGGACGAGCGGTGTGTGGGGGAGGTCCCCGACCCGGTGACGGTCGGGGAGGCGACCTCGTGGTGTCACTACGCCCGCTCGTTCGCCGACGATCAGACGCGACTCGTGGAGGCGGCGAGCGATGACTGA
- a CDS encoding 3-hydroxy-3-methylglutaryl CoA synthase — protein sequence MTGRGGGRTTGRGIVAAGVYVPRYRLAAEEVAETRDRSPGRGIDAVAVPSGDEDAVSTGVAAAERALANADVSPADVRTLAVATTTPPLAEEGWGPRIATALGLPGSVRTWHHGQHTAAGADALETSLNADGPALAVAADCPSGDRSADGAAFGAGAAAFLVGDDAPVTVTGIGSATAEAPGVRYREAGSEEVDSLDVTGYERSTVRGTVGSAVAEVTGGASGTGADGDGSDDGKATFRVAAVHQPDGALPYRIAGECGLSEGAVSAGLVADRVGDLGAAGVTIGLVAALESGGDGADGGGGSDHGSGDAGGDGSDGAGDVLAAWFGSGSSAVAMRFAGSLQSAEADALEGGEAVAYAESLRKRGRLGDASVAGGGANVSQPTWQRTLEARYALAAGRCPSCDALSFPGEGACDACHARVEFERAPLAREGTVAALTVVGAGGAPPEFAELQAREGEYGAALVRLPAADGDGAVTLPAQLTDCDPTGVETGDPVRRVVRRLYAQEGVPRYGAKFAPVE from the coding sequence GTGACGGGTCGCGGAGGTGGACGGACGACGGGCCGCGGCATCGTCGCGGCCGGCGTGTACGTCCCGCGGTACCGCCTCGCGGCCGAGGAGGTCGCGGAGACCCGGGACCGGAGTCCCGGACGCGGAATCGACGCCGTGGCCGTCCCGAGCGGCGACGAGGACGCCGTCTCGACTGGCGTCGCCGCCGCCGAGCGCGCGCTCGCGAACGCCGACGTCTCGCCCGCCGACGTCCGGACGCTCGCGGTCGCCACGACGACCCCGCCGCTGGCCGAGGAGGGCTGGGGGCCGCGAATCGCGACGGCGCTCGGCCTGCCCGGATCGGTCCGGACGTGGCACCACGGCCAGCACACCGCGGCGGGCGCGGATGCACTGGAGACGTCCCTGAACGCCGACGGCCCGGCGCTCGCCGTGGCCGCGGACTGCCCGTCCGGCGATCGGTCGGCCGACGGGGCCGCGTTCGGCGCGGGTGCAGCGGCGTTCCTCGTCGGCGACGACGCGCCCGTCACCGTCACGGGCATCGGCTCGGCGACCGCCGAGGCGCCCGGCGTCAGGTACCGGGAAGCCGGGAGCGAAGAGGTCGACTCGCTGGACGTCACCGGGTACGAGCGGTCGACGGTCCGCGGGACGGTCGGGTCGGCAGTCGCGGAGGTGACTGGCGGAGCGAGCGGCACCGGCGCCGACGGCGACGGATCCGACGACGGGAAGGCCACGTTCCGGGTGGCCGCCGTCCACCAACCGGACGGCGCGCTGCCGTACCGAATCGCCGGCGAGTGCGGGCTGAGCGAGGGTGCCGTCTCGGCGGGACTCGTCGCGGACCGTGTCGGTGACCTCGGCGCGGCAGGAGTCACGATCGGCCTCGTCGCCGCCCTCGAGAGCGGAGGTGACGGCGCCGATGGAGGGGGCGGTAGCGACCACGGGAGTGGCGACGCCGGCGGGGATGGCAGCGACGGCGCAGGCGACGTGCTCGCCGCGTGGTTCGGGAGCGGGTCGAGCGCGGTCGCGATGCGGTTCGCCGGGTCGCTCCAGTCCGCGGAGGCCGACGCGCTGGAGGGCGGCGAGGCAGTCGCGTACGCCGAGTCCCTCCGGAAGCGCGGCCGCCTCGGCGACGCGTCGGTCGCGGGCGGCGGGGCGAACGTGTCGCAGCCGACGTGGCAGCGCACGCTCGAGGCGCGGTACGCCCTGGCCGCCGGTCGCTGCCCGTCCTGCGACGCGCTCTCGTTCCCCGGCGAGGGCGCCTGCGACGCGTGTCACGCCCGGGTCGAGTTCGAGCGCGCGCCGCTGGCCCGCGAGGGGACCGTCGCCGCGCTGACCGTCGTCGGAGCGGGCGGCGCGCCCCCGGAGTTCGCCGAACTGCAGGCCCGCGAGGGGGAGTACGGCGCGGCGCTCGTCCGCCTCCCGGCCGCCGACGGCGACGGGGCGGTCACGCTGCCGGCCCAGTTGACCGACTGCGACCCGACCGGCGTCGAGACGGGGGATCCGGTTCGGCGGGTCGTCCGTCGGCTGTACGCACAGGAGGGCGTGCCGCGGTACGGGGCGAAGTTCGCTCCAGTCGAGTGA
- a CDS encoding IclR family transcriptional regulator produces MTGKTRPLKTVLRAFEIVDVLEREREAGPSEIAERLGVTRATAHDYLTTLERTGYVMNRGGKYRIGYRFLGVGSRVKYRSSLFNAARAPLRKLSSELDELSHIGIEEGGEWVLLHHEGDVSTVDMGTYPGLRFPIHAHAAGKVILAHLPDDRVGEIIETRGLERVTEHTITDGGELRAELSRIVEEGYAVDSDQVVVGVSLVAAPILVEGELVGSTSIACPTGRLQDDEYREGLIRGVLEAADEISINYRYAM; encoded by the coding sequence ATGACCGGGAAGACGCGGCCGCTGAAGACGGTCCTCAGGGCGTTCGAGATCGTCGACGTCCTGGAGCGGGAGCGGGAGGCCGGCCCGTCCGAGATCGCCGAGCGGCTCGGCGTCACGAGGGCCACGGCCCACGACTACCTGACGACGCTCGAGAGGACGGGGTACGTGATGAACCGGGGCGGGAAGTACCGGATCGGCTACCGGTTCCTCGGCGTGGGGAGCCGCGTCAAGTACAGGAGTTCGTTGTTCAACGCCGCGCGGGCGCCGCTCCGGAAGCTCTCCTCGGAGCTGGACGAACTCTCCCACATCGGCATCGAGGAGGGGGGAGAGTGGGTGCTGCTCCACCACGAGGGGGACGTCTCGACGGTCGACATGGGGACGTATCCGGGGCTCCGGTTCCCCATCCACGCCCACGCCGCCGGCAAGGTCATCCTGGCACACCTGCCGGACGACCGCGTCGGGGAGATAATCGAGACCCGCGGGCTCGAACGGGTGACCGAGCACACGATCACCGACGGCGGGGAGTTGCGGGCCGAGCTGTCGCGGATCGTCGAGGAGGGGTACGCCGTCGACAGCGACCAGGTCGTCGTCGGGGTCAGCCTCGTCGCCGCGCCGATCCTCGTCGAGGGGGAGCTCGTCGGGTCGACCTCCATCGCGTGTCCCACCGGCCGGCTACAGGACGACGAGTACCGCGAGGGCCTCATCCGGGGCGTCCTGGAGGCGGCCGACGAGATCTCGATCAACTACCGCTACGCCATGTGA
- a CDS encoding enoyl-CoA hydratase/isomerase family protein: MSELHADDCEFVRLDVDGGVATITLDRPDARNALNAAVRTELKRVAERVSGSDVRVVVLTGSEEAKAFVAGADVSELRERDTFEQREASRRPRVYEAVADLPQPVVARINGHALGGGCELAMACDVRVAHERAKLGQPEIGLGLIPGGGGTQRLPRLVGEGQAMRLILSGELVDAEEAADIGLVDLACADGEFDDRVDDLAGSIADHSPLALELGKEAIRASGRLGLEDGLDYEANLFAQLFASEDKNEGIDAFLEDREPEWRGR, translated from the coding sequence ATGTCCGAACTCCACGCGGACGACTGCGAGTTCGTCCGCCTCGACGTCGACGGGGGCGTCGCGACGATCACCCTCGACCGGCCGGACGCCCGGAACGCGCTGAACGCGGCGGTCAGGACCGAGTTGAAGCGGGTCGCCGAGCGCGTCTCCGGGAGCGACGTCCGCGTGGTCGTCCTCACCGGCTCCGAGGAGGCGAAGGCGTTCGTCGCCGGGGCCGACGTCTCGGAGCTCCGCGAGCGGGACACGTTCGAACAGCGGGAGGCGAGCCGCCGGCCGCGCGTGTACGAGGCGGTCGCCGACCTCCCCCAGCCGGTCGTCGCGCGGATCAACGGCCACGCGCTCGGCGGCGGCTGCGAGCTCGCGATGGCCTGCGACGTCCGCGTCGCCCACGAGCGCGCGAAACTCGGGCAGCCGGAGATCGGGCTGGGGCTCATCCCGGGGGGCGGCGGCACCCAGCGGCTCCCCAGGCTCGTCGGCGAGGGGCAGGCCATGCGGCTGATCCTCTCGGGCGAACTCGTCGACGCCGAGGAGGCCGCCGACATCGGCCTCGTCGACCTGGCGTGTGCGGACGGGGAGTTCGACGACCGCGTCGACGACCTCGCGGGATCCATCGCGGACCACAGCCCGCTGGCGCTCGAACTCGGCAAGGAGGCGATCAGAGCCAGCGGCCGCCTCGGGCTCGAGGACGGGCTCGACTACGAGGCGAACCTGTTCGCGCAACTGTTCGCCAGCGAGGACAAGAACGAGGGCATCGACGCGTTCCTCGAGGACCGCGAGCCGGAGTGGCGCGGGCGGTGA